From a region of the Helianthus annuus cultivar XRQ/B chromosome 5, HanXRQr2.0-SUNRISE, whole genome shotgun sequence genome:
- the LOC110943576 gene encoding uncharacterized protein LOC110943576 has protein sequence MVEEASDDNEVQSNGANNPVTPGIFPINPAQSILPPGETPISWYVRSQGALNAVYTQLCAQTAPVTQSRRPGSRAHASQREESTNNGTNSYQRQHHESQPRQRQSVHDRLGSPWDAHTDESDQTYRLSANTSVFNRLHPNSNKSRPRAVYNPEAEHNYDLVYRPAEAAENSKFILEIALAPLERAKLSSNVGKFNGLTDPDDYLRVFTSAGLVGGWTLPLWCHLFVQTLMGPARIWFDNLPTGQIESWKDLRQKFLTHFSQQRHSTRDTSDVMNIWRRDDENLEDFITRYNKEVLEIGGVHEQLIRAQFKYAVRCDDMVKVLSGTEGLPKSWEKIMAAAKVYAQTEKNLTTNRPPPPHSRPTDLSATGERRFKKSWRESSGSRSSEDARATINKLSAQRDNKHENRERQWTPLTKTPVEVLSTEDYQFKPPIPMKSKRGQDLAQYCEYHKDTGHTTNNCISLRTEIEKALKNGEFTHLLQNMRKEIKQITRGEETSNKRAKT, from the coding sequence ATGGTAGAAGAGGCCTCAGACGATAATGAGGTTCAATCTAATGGAGCAAATAACCCTGTTACTCCAGGGATATTTCCCATAAATCCCGCCCAATCAATTCTACCACCGGGGGAAACCCCGATATCATGGTATGTCCGGTCACAAGGAGCATTAAATGCAGTGTATACACAATTGTGTGCTCAAACCGCTCCCGTAACACAATCACGAAGGCCGGGATCTAGAGCTCATGCTTCTCAACGAGAAGAATCAACAAATAATGGAACGAACAGCTATCAGAGACAACACCATGAGTCACAACCTCGTCAAAGGCAATCAGTTCATGATAGGTTGGGATCTCCTTGGGATGCCCACACCGATGAATCTGACCAAACGTATCGTCTGAGCGCAAACACCAGTGTATTCAACAGGCTGCACCCAAACTCTAACAAATCCAGGCCTCGAGCGGTGTACAACCCTGAGGCAGAACATAATTACGACTTAGTTTACCGCCCTGCAGAAGCAGCGGAAAACTCGAAGTTTATACTGGAAATAGCTCTGGCTCCGTTAGAGAGGGCAAAATTATCATCTAACGTCGGCAAATTCAATGGGTTAACTGACCCCGACGATTATTTGAGGGTCTTCACCAGCGCAGGATTGGTCGGCGGTTGGACTCTTCCGCTttggtgtcatttgtttgttcaaaCATTAATGGGGCCAGCGCGAATCTGGTTTGATAATCTACCAACGGGGCAAATCGAGTCATGGAAAGACCTGCGCCAAAAATTCTTAACGCACTTTAGCCAGCAAAGGCACTCCACGCGGGATACATCTGATGTCATGAACATATGGCGTCGAGATGATGAGAATTTGGAAGATTTTATAACCAGGTATAATAAGGAAGTATTGGAGATCGGTGGTGTCCACGAACAGCTAATCCGCGCTCAGTTTAAGTACGCGGTCAGATGTGATGATATGGTCAAAGTCCTGTCCGGAACAGAAGGCCTCCCCAAGAGTTGGGAAAAGATAATGGCGGCGGCTAAAGTTTACGCACAAACAGAGAAAAACCTTACGACAAACAGACCGCCACCACCACACAGCAGGCCCACAGATTTAAGCGCAACGGGCGAAAGAAGATTCAAGAAATCATGGCGCGAGTCATCTGGAAGCCGCTCCTCTGAAGATGCTCGCGCAACAATTAACAAACTCTCTGCTCAGAGAGATAACAAGCATGAAAACAGGGAGAGGCAGTGGACCCCACTGACAAAGACCCCGGTGGAAGTCCTGAGTACCGAGGATTATCAGTTTAAACCGCCAATCCCGATGAAGAGTAAACGTGGTCAGGACCTAGCGCAGTATTGCGAATATCATAAGGATACGGGACACACCACAAACAATTGCATTTCCTTGCGCACCGAGATAGAGAAAGCCCTTAAAAATGGGGAGTTTACGCATCTACTCCAGAATATGCGCAAGGAGATAAAGCAAATCACCCGGGGAGAAGAAACCTCCAACAAACGAGCCAAGACCTAA